The proteins below are encoded in one region of Alistipes indistinctus YIT 12060:
- a CDS encoding GIY-YIG nuclease family protein has product MTRQQNYGIVYVLTNPAMPDLVKIGMTNRNSVDARLKELFNTSVPVPFECAYACKVENCGVVEKTLHLAFHPYRIHSQREFFKINPEQAIVILKLLDKSSDITHEIQEEISNDLSDVDKAAGAKLKITRRPPLNFKEMCIPYGAKLLYTKGGEHSIEVEVCTDRKVLFQGREASLTAVTQELLGLEYSIQPTPYWSYNGKSLTDIYNETYSLIE; this is encoded by the coding sequence ATGACAAGACAGCAAAATTATGGTATTGTATATGTGCTGACTAACCCGGCAATGCCGGATCTAGTCAAGATAGGCATGACAAATCGCAATAGTGTAGATGCTCGGCTCAAAGAACTTTTTAACACAAGTGTCCCGGTACCTTTCGAGTGTGCATACGCATGTAAAGTTGAGAACTGCGGGGTGGTTGAGAAAACTCTACACCTTGCATTTCATCCATACCGAATTCATTCACAACGAGAATTCTTTAAAATCAATCCAGAGCAGGCAATTGTTATTTTGAAATTGTTGGACAAAAGCAGCGATATCACGCATGAAATACAAGAAGAAATAAGCAATGATCTTTCGGATGTCGACAAAGCAGCTGGAGCAAAATTAAAGATTACACGTAGGCCTCCATTAAATTTCAAGGAAATGTGTATTCCTTATGGTGCAAAACTACTTTATACAAAAGGAGGAGAGCACAGCATCGAAGTAGAAGTTTGCACTGACAGGAAAGTCTTATTCCAGGGGCGTGAAGCATCATTAACAGCAGTTACCCAAGAATTACTAGGATTAGAGTATTCTATCCAACCGACACCTTACTGGAGTTATAATGGCAAAAGTTTAACAGACATTTATAACGAAACATATAGCCTTATAGAATAA
- a CDS encoding tyrosine-type recombinase/integrase, which yields MEIKIRKRESATTGKTSLSLEYYLGYTKDENGKIKHKRKFETLEYFLYTHPKTAVEKDHNKTNLQMAEAVKAKRLLAFQNKQYGFTVDFKIRTNLVEYIRGLIEQRKESPGNWGNWDSALKHLIAYAGEDTTFETVDKEFVTGFKKYLEKDARTKSNTRLSASSQSSYFLKLKAALNQAVEDGIIPHSPAVHVKPAKIEDIHREYLTFEELQRLSKVDCKFPVLKQAFLFSCLTGLRWSDIQKLTWDEVQELDGMTRIVFRQKKTKGFEYLDISDQAVKYLGKRGKPDERVFIALKYSAWHNMALQRWCMDAGINKTITFHCGRHTFAVLQLSLGTEIYTVSKLLGHKELKTTQVYARILDEKKREAVNKIPEL from the coding sequence ATGGAAATCAAGATCAGAAAACGGGAATCCGCGACCACAGGCAAAACGAGCCTGTCGTTGGAATATTATTTGGGCTATACCAAAGACGAAAACGGGAAGATCAAGCACAAGCGCAAATTCGAGACGCTCGAATATTTCCTTTACACCCACCCCAAGACAGCCGTAGAAAAAGACCACAACAAAACCAACCTTCAAATGGCTGAAGCGGTCAAAGCCAAACGCCTGCTCGCTTTTCAGAATAAGCAATATGGCTTTACGGTCGATTTCAAAATCCGAACGAACCTCGTTGAGTATATCCGGGGACTGATTGAGCAGCGCAAAGAATCGCCCGGTAACTGGGGCAATTGGGACAGTGCATTAAAACACCTGATCGCCTATGCAGGAGAAGATACGACCTTTGAAACGGTCGATAAAGAATTTGTGACCGGGTTTAAGAAATACCTGGAGAAAGACGCCCGAACAAAAAGTAATACCCGACTCTCGGCAAGCAGTCAAAGCAGCTATTTTCTCAAACTGAAAGCCGCCCTTAACCAAGCCGTAGAGGATGGTATCATTCCCCATAGTCCGGCAGTCCATGTAAAGCCTGCCAAGATCGAGGACATTCACCGGGAATACCTGACATTCGAAGAATTGCAACGTTTATCCAAAGTCGATTGCAAATTCCCGGTTCTGAAACAGGCATTCCTATTCTCCTGCCTGACGGGATTACGATGGAGCGATATTCAAAAACTCACGTGGGACGAAGTGCAGGAACTGGATGGCATGACACGGATTGTGTTCCGGCAGAAAAAAACCAAAGGCTTTGAATACCTCGATATTTCCGATCAGGCGGTTAAATACCTCGGGAAACGGGGCAAGCCCGACGAGCGGGTTTTTATCGCCTTGAAATATTCAGCCTGGCATAACATGGCTTTGCAGCGTTGGTGCATGGACGCAGGGATCAACAAGACGATCACCTTCCATTGTGGACGGCATACATTCGCTGTCTTACAATTGTCACTCGGAACAGAGATATACACAGTGTCCAAGCTGCTCGGCCACAAGGAACTCAAAACGACACAGGTGTACGCCCGTATCCTCGATGAAAAGAAACGTGAGGCGGTCAATAAAATCCCGGAATTATAA
- a CDS encoding helix-turn-helix domain-containing protein, with translation MDNEISMEQRLSRIEQLLAGQKNVLTFDEACTFTGISRTYMYKLTCGSRIPHYKPGGKNIYFDRAELER, from the coding sequence ATGGACAATGAAATCAGCATGGAACAGCGGTTGAGCCGTATCGAACAACTGCTTGCAGGGCAAAAGAACGTCCTCACCTTCGACGAAGCTTGTACTTTCACGGGAATCTCCCGGACGTATATGTACAAGCTGACCTGCGGGAGCCGCATACCGCATTACAAGCCCGGCGGCAAAAACATCTATTTCGACCGCGCCGAACTGGAGCGCTGA
- the mobC gene encoding plasmid mobilization relaxosome protein MobC, whose amino-acid sequence MKERMRREHLDYMAQLKGIARNLNQLTKLANIGGFASVVLSHGPIVSEIEDFLKRLRDDR is encoded by the coding sequence GTGAAAGAACGGATGCGGCGGGAGCATCTGGACTACATGGCACAACTCAAAGGAATCGCGCGGAACCTGAACCAACTGACCAAGCTAGCCAACATCGGAGGTTTCGCCTCGGTCGTTCTTTCGCACGGCCCTATCGTTTCCGAGATCGAGGATTTTCTAAAACGCCTGCGCGATGATCGGTAA
- a CDS encoding relaxase/mobilization nuclease domain-containing protein: MIGKIISCSSFAGTVGYVMKEQSHILAAEGVTPPEVRDMVRDFKDQTLLNPRIKNAVGHISLSFSPKDADKLTDARMTQIAREYMERMGIRDTQFLLVRHLDQAHPHCHLVYNRVGNNGQTISDKNMKIRNGKVCKELTAKHGLYYAKGKEEVNRDRLREPDKTKYQIYDAIRACLPESKSWGDLENRLQERGITTSYKYCGQTDRKQGVLFGKNGFTFSGSKIDRAFSYTNLNRHFEQLQRMRPPIEQPRYTAQSVDKLRAAADSYRSAFSGLFKSGNVPEESVNLGAFGLKGGLLLPPSDFSGGIAPELMQRRIGESHEEYINRITALIRAATEAMLVAAAERKRKLKERKANKPKIGF; encoded by the coding sequence ATGATCGGTAAAATCATATCGTGCTCCTCTTTTGCCGGGACGGTCGGTTATGTAATGAAAGAGCAATCACACATTCTAGCCGCCGAAGGCGTTACGCCGCCCGAAGTCCGGGATATGGTCAGGGACTTCAAAGACCAGACATTACTGAATCCACGGATTAAAAATGCGGTCGGCCATATCTCGCTGTCGTTCTCGCCCAAGGATGCTGACAAGCTGACCGATGCCAGAATGACGCAAATCGCCAGAGAGTATATGGAACGCATGGGCATCCGGGACACTCAGTTTCTGTTGGTGCGGCATCTCGACCAGGCGCACCCGCATTGCCACCTCGTTTATAACCGTGTCGGTAACAACGGCCAAACTATTTCGGACAAAAACATGAAAATCCGCAACGGAAAAGTCTGCAAGGAACTGACCGCCAAACACGGCCTTTACTATGCCAAAGGCAAGGAGGAGGTAAACCGCGACCGACTGCGGGAACCGGACAAAACCAAGTATCAGATATACGATGCGATCCGGGCCTGTTTGCCGGAGAGCAAATCGTGGGGCGATCTGGAAAATCGGTTGCAGGAGCGAGGAATTACGACTAGCTACAAATACTGCGGCCAAACCGACCGCAAGCAGGGCGTGCTGTTCGGCAAGAACGGCTTTACTTTCTCCGGCTCGAAAATAGACCGGGCATTCAGTTATACGAATCTGAACCGCCATTTTGAACAATTGCAACGGATGCGCCCACCTATCGAACAGCCCCGGTATACCGCGCAGTCGGTCGATAAACTTAGAGCCGCCGCCGACAGCTACCGTTCGGCGTTCTCCGGTTTGTTTAAAAGCGGCAACGTCCCGGAAGAATCAGTTAATCTGGGCGCGTTCGGTCTAAAAGGAGGCTTACTGCTTCCACCGTCCGACTTCAGCGGCGGTATCGCCCCGGAGCTGATGCAAAGGCGCATCGGAGAATCCCACGAGGAATATATCAACCGAATCACCGCGCTTATTCGGGCCGCAACCGAAGCGATGCTGGTAGCCGCCGCAGAGCGCAAACGGAAACTTAAAGAACGCAAAGCCAACAAACCTAAAATCGGTTTCTAA
- a CDS encoding nucleotidyltransferase domain-containing protein: protein MEQIVGHLTSGIFDPEYILLFGKLVGGTRFSDPMAYDLLMVVRETPSYDWIQAKRYLRYQMPLRHREITYINIYILPLNYVEGNNSPFLYFTHNEGKLIYCKDRHYFHPKKLCNFAAAYCDAKFHFDTFSELGMLYLEKAYSEYVEGRKLRPAALFTAQAAIYFYHTLYYVYHGYEFDIHDPVVMHERMRTLSAELMLVLDDNHIDYNFTLPCLKGFMQKAAYNLNFDVAPKELEMHMARVEKMGDIIQRLCEMRLELYEERRE, encoded by the coding sequence GTGGAACAGATCGTAGGACACCTGACCAGCGGTATCTTCGACCCCGAATACATCTTGCTGTTCGGGAAGCTCGTCGGCGGTACGCGCTTCAGCGACCCTATGGCCTACGACCTGCTGATGGTCGTGCGCGAAACGCCCTCGTACGATTGGATTCAGGCCAAACGCTATCTGCGTTACCAAATGCCGCTCCGACACCGGGAAATCACCTACATCAACATCTATATCCTGCCGCTGAATTATGTGGAGGGGAACAACTCTCCGTTCCTTTACTTCACGCATAATGAGGGCAAACTGATCTACTGCAAGGATCGCCATTATTTCCACCCGAAAAAGTTATGCAACTTCGCGGCGGCCTACTGCGATGCCAAATTCCATTTCGACACCTTTTCGGAGTTGGGCATGCTCTATCTGGAGAAGGCGTATAGCGAGTATGTCGAGGGCCGCAAACTGCGCCCGGCGGCGCTATTCACGGCGCAGGCGGCGATCTATTTCTACCACACGCTTTATTATGTCTATCACGGCTACGAGTTCGACATCCACGATCCGGTCGTTATGCACGAACGGATGCGGACGCTCTCAGCGGAATTGATGCTCGTTCTCGACGATAACCACATCGACTATAATTTTACGCTGCCCTGCTTGAAAGGGTTTATGCAGAAAGCGGCCTACAACCTGAATTTCGACGTCGCCCCGAAAGAGTTGGAGATGCATATGGCGCGTGTCGAGAAGATGGGCGATATTATCCAGAGGCTATGTGAAATGCGGTTAGAGCTTTACGAAGAGCGTAGAGAATAA
- a CDS encoding reverse transcriptase domain-containing protein: MTQSISLLNKISSIESLTKAWGKLNKSNEDSHGLSDESIKTFEKDRDDRIQSISRKLREGKYKFSPYRPVLIPKRDGTGRPLQIPEIQDRLVFKAIALELESIFHEKLKASEGISFAYQKDIGIRQAIEKIESHYKNGNPYIFESDLMDFFTSVDKNTLLNEHILPYLPDESINDLLKDGLNQGIGQLERFIPESKRHYFDKCGGGIPQGNPLSPLFSNIYLLPFDSSLKEKGYNLVRYADDFVVLADSRKKCEQAYEDCRSILSSDQLKLSIHPLNEKNAKGKIKTKIFDIKEEPLHFLSITFDGKNYYPTRENVDGLKDKIKSLCFEDGLTVDKLLTRQANKIDGWVSAFFYTDMDRYSHEIDCYINRQVYLALRNLEWRFNLRRLGKVPARFKEKGGSSECLSPKQRKNSGIPYCKDLMKKKRADEKRKQAMLSERPKNK; the protein is encoded by the coding sequence ATGACCCAATCAATATCTCTTCTTAATAAAATATCTTCAATAGAATCCCTTACAAAAGCTTGGGGAAAGCTTAATAAGTCTAATGAAGACTCTCACGGATTATCTGACGAATCCATCAAAACATTTGAAAAGGATCGGGATGACAGAATCCAATCTATCTCTAGGAAACTACGGGAGGGCAAATATAAGTTTTCACCATATCGTCCGGTATTAATTCCTAAAAGAGATGGGACAGGTCGCCCTCTGCAAATTCCAGAAATTCAGGATCGCTTGGTATTTAAGGCTATTGCCCTAGAACTCGAAAGTATCTTTCATGAAAAATTAAAAGCAAGTGAAGGTATTAGCTTTGCATACCAAAAAGATATAGGTATCCGGCAAGCCATTGAAAAAATCGAATCTCATTATAAAAATGGCAACCCGTATATATTTGAATCTGATTTGATGGACTTTTTTACATCTGTCGATAAAAATACACTTCTTAATGAACATATTTTACCATATCTTCCTGACGAATCTATAAATGACCTCTTAAAAGATGGACTTAATCAAGGTATTGGTCAATTAGAGAGATTTATTCCTGAATCAAAAAGGCATTATTTCGATAAATGTGGGGGTGGCATACCGCAAGGAAACCCCTTATCGCCTTTATTTTCTAATATATATCTTTTGCCCTTTGATTCGTCTCTTAAAGAAAAAGGATATAACCTTGTCCGCTATGCAGATGATTTTGTAGTTTTAGCTGACTCTCGAAAAAAATGTGAACAGGCGTATGAAGATTGCCGCTCCATTTTGTCTAGCGATCAACTAAAGCTAAGTATCCATCCTCTTAACGAGAAGAATGCCAAAGGTAAAATTAAAACCAAGATCTTTGACATCAAAGAGGAACCACTCCATTTTTTATCAATAACCTTTGATGGCAAGAATTATTATCCCACTAGAGAAAATGTAGATGGGTTAAAAGATAAAATTAAGAGCTTGTGCTTTGAGGATGGACTTACAGTTGATAAACTCCTGACAAGACAGGCAAACAAAATAGACGGGTGGGTTTCTGCATTTTTCTATACCGATATGGATAGATATTCACATGAAATAGACTGTTATATAAATCGTCAAGTATATCTCGCTTTACGCAATCTCGAATGGCGATTTAACCTTAGACGTCTAGGAAAAGTTCCGGCTCGATTCAAAGAAAAGGGCGGAAGTAGTGAGTGCCTTTCTCCTAAACAACGGAAAAACTCCGGTATTCCCTACTGTAAGGATTTGATGAAAAAGAAAAGAGCAGATGAGAAACGTAAACAAGCCATGTTAAGTGAGAGGCCTAAGAACAAATAA
- a CDS encoding GtrA family protein: protein MMNRLCVLVRKLYGHSFVRFAAVGGVATAVNYGTYVILIHNFDNLYPAIAYVLAFCVSISCNFVLSSYFTFGVKPTRARAVKFLTAHLINLFNELVLLEIWLWVGVPKLYAPLCVFVVAFPVNYFMVRFALRGKSHAAAKEEE, encoded by the coding sequence ATGATGAATAGACTGTGCGTCCTTGTCCGAAAGCTATATGGGCATTCATTCGTGCGTTTTGCCGCAGTGGGGGGAGTGGCAACGGCCGTCAATTACGGGACCTATGTGATCCTGATCCACAATTTTGACAATCTTTATCCGGCGATTGCGTATGTGCTGGCCTTTTGCGTCAGCATCTCCTGTAATTTTGTCCTGTCGAGTTATTTTACATTCGGGGTCAAACCGACCCGGGCCCGGGCGGTCAAATTCCTGACGGCGCATCTGATCAATCTTTTCAACGAGTTGGTGCTGCTCGAGATATGGCTTTGGGTAGGGGTGCCGAAGCTCTATGCCCCGCTGTGTGTCTTTGTGGTCGCTTTCCCGGTCAATTACTTTATGGTACGATTCGCTTTGCGCGGAAAGTCACACGCAGCTGCTAAAGAGGAAGAGTAG
- a CDS encoding polysaccharide deacetylase family protein, producing MTVTLGFDVEEFDFPLERGREIDLQTQLAVSSAGLEALLQMLDRLNLRVTFYTTANFAAHRPETIRRMVAAGHEIASHDYYHAQSAQSDPGGSKHYLEALTGTRIVGYRAPRLATASSAVLAAAGYRYNSSINPTWIPGRYNNLRVSRTVTREAGLVIYPTSVSYPFRIPLFWLSLHVMPLPVYKMLCRSALRHDGHLNLYFHPWEFSDRLGDPAFGIPRYLTQCSGRRLQGKLEQLLIWLKNRGCRFVTTREYLGIDDE from the coding sequence ATGACAGTAACACTCGGTTTCGATGTCGAAGAATTCGATTTTCCGCTCGAAAGAGGCCGTGAGATCGATCTGCAAACCCAACTGGCGGTTTCTTCCGCAGGGTTGGAAGCCTTGTTGCAGATGCTTGACAGGCTCAATCTGCGGGTAACTTTCTATACTACGGCGAATTTCGCCGCGCATCGTCCCGAAACGATCCGGCGCATGGTCGCAGCGGGTCATGAAATAGCTTCGCACGACTATTATCACGCCCAGTCTGCACAATCCGATCCTGGCGGGAGTAAGCATTATCTGGAAGCATTGACCGGAACCCGGATCGTGGGGTATCGCGCTCCGCGCCTTGCCACAGCTTCGTCCGCGGTGCTTGCTGCGGCTGGGTATCGATATAATTCATCGATCAATCCCACCTGGATTCCGGGGCGATATAACAATCTTCGCGTTTCCCGCACCGTCACGAGAGAGGCGGGACTGGTGATTTATCCCACATCGGTTTCTTATCCGTTCCGTATACCGCTTTTTTGGCTCTCACTGCATGTAATGCCGTTGCCGGTTTACAAGATGCTTTGCCGTAGTGCTTTACGGCATGACGGTCATTTGAACCTCTATTTTCATCCGTGGGAATTTTCCGACCGGTTGGGGGACCCAGCCTTCGGCATTCCCCGGTATCTTACACAATGTTCGGGAAGGCGTCTCCAGGGTAAACTTGAACAATTGTTAATCTGGCTCAAAAACCGGGGGTGTCGTTTTGTTACCACCCGCGAATATCTGGGAATTGATGATGAATAG
- a CDS encoding glycosyltransferase 87 family protein: MAKFDLSFFYNKRNLYILGFLLAFVVTFMEVSRGRHLNFLAFADSTIDFWRGVSPYTPEFVSSHMRFFLYTPVFSVLFTPFAVLPAWLGPFVWNLLNYTMFFAAVFTLPARFTHDQKCRIFLYTLPILAQSLLSFQYNIPVAYIFLFSYSLLERNKGFWAVLLIMVSGLTKIYGIFSLALLVCYPRFWRNAGYVVLTGGVLFLLPALKLPLSGLIPYYGEWLNALAVHQSDQTYESLFYAQPLAEWLLPNFRVLQIGSLAVLALLFLVSRRKWDTAAFRAQALGILMGWVVLFSDSSEKHTYIIALAGFMLWYWSRPVRTRTDKALFWGNFVLLGLVPIDLICPVPVMRCITQTLWLHVWFFCFTWLRMVWLTFFCPVAEFPDSSAAGAETADSSRPAQPGDTLDIVCPCYNPNADFISHLACSLAELRGFYPDKRLHLIVANDGSSRNFGKEEHDQLLRTIPDAEIVDIPHGGKGAAIRAGLARSQAPFAIYTDIDMPYAKESMRQVIDRVFDGCDVVIAVRNASYHSKLPPMRKLMSHGSRMLNRFFLNTRYTDTQGGLKGLSPAARNVMRRTRIPDFLFDTEFIMLAERSKGLRIEEVETTLREGVVMSKMSGDVLVRELKNFFRIAFGV, from the coding sequence ATGGCGAAATTCGACCTGTCGTTCTTTTACAATAAGCGCAACCTGTATATTCTGGGCTTTCTGCTCGCTTTCGTGGTTACTTTTATGGAGGTTTCCCGCGGTCGTCACCTCAATTTTCTTGCCTTTGCCGATTCGACGATCGATTTTTGGCGTGGGGTGAGTCCTTACACGCCGGAGTTCGTTTCCAGCCATATGCGCTTCTTCCTCTATACCCCGGTCTTTTCGGTGCTTTTCACGCCATTCGCCGTATTGCCCGCATGGCTCGGGCCGTTTGTCTGGAACCTGCTTAATTATACGATGTTTTTCGCGGCGGTATTCACTCTGCCCGCACGGTTTACCCACGACCAAAAGTGCCGTATTTTTCTCTATACGTTGCCGATTCTTGCCCAGAGCCTGCTGTCGTTCCAGTATAACATTCCGGTAGCCTACATTTTCCTTTTCTCTTATTCCCTGCTCGAACGGAATAAAGGGTTCTGGGCCGTGTTGCTGATCATGGTTTCAGGATTGACAAAGATTTATGGTATTTTTTCATTGGCACTGTTGGTCTGCTACCCGCGGTTCTGGCGGAATGCGGGTTATGTCGTTTTGACCGGCGGCGTGTTGTTTTTACTCCCGGCGTTGAAGTTGCCGCTGTCCGGCTTGATACCTTATTACGGAGAGTGGTTGAATGCCCTGGCAGTCCATCAATCCGATCAGACCTATGAGTCGTTGTTCTATGCGCAACCGTTGGCCGAATGGCTGCTCCCCAATTTCCGAGTTTTGCAGATCGGTTCGCTTGCTGTACTGGCGCTGCTGTTTCTGGTTTCACGGCGTAAATGGGACACTGCGGCTTTCCGGGCCCAGGCTCTCGGCATCCTGATGGGATGGGTGGTACTGTTCAGTGATTCGTCCGAAAAACACACTTACATCATTGCATTGGCGGGCTTCATGCTGTGGTATTGGAGCCGTCCGGTTCGTACCCGTACGGATAAAGCGCTGTTTTGGGGTAACTTCGTATTGTTGGGTCTTGTACCGATCGACCTGATTTGTCCCGTCCCCGTGATGAGGTGCATCACCCAGACACTGTGGCTCCATGTGTGGTTCTTCTGTTTTACCTGGTTGCGCATGGTGTGGCTCACGTTTTTTTGTCCCGTCGCTGAGTTTCCGGATAGCTCCGCAGCCGGGGCCGAAACTGCTGATTCGTCGCGTCCGGCTCAACCCGGCGATACGCTCGATATCGTCTGTCCTTGTTACAATCCGAATGCTGATTTTATTTCTCATCTGGCCTGTTCGTTGGCGGAATTGCGTGGTTTTTACCCTGACAAACGGCTGCACTTGATCGTAGCCAATGACGGTTCGTCCCGCAATTTCGGCAAAGAGGAGCATGACCAACTGTTGCGGACGATTCCCGATGCGGAAATCGTAGACATTCCTCACGGCGGTAAAGGGGCGGCCATCCGGGCTGGGTTAGCCCGTTCACAGGCGCCTTTCGCGATTTATACCGATATCGATATGCCTTACGCCAAGGAATCGATGCGGCAAGTGATCGACCGGGTCTTTGACGGTTGCGATGTGGTGATTGCCGTACGTAATGCGAGCTATCATTCCAAATTGCCGCCCATGCGCAAGTTGATGTCTCATGGCTCCAGGATGCTGAACCGGTTTTTCCTGAATACCCGTTATACCGATACCCAGGGAGGCCTGAAAGGGCTTTCCCCGGCAGCCCGGAATGTGATGCGGCGCACGCGCATCCCTGATTTCTTGTTCGATACAGAATTTATCATGCTTGCCGAACGCAGCAAAGGGTTGCGGATCGAGGAGGTCGAAACGACGTTGCGGGAGGGTGTTGTCATGTCGAAGATGTCCGGGGATGTATTGGTCCGGGAGCTGAAAAACTTTTTTCGTATAGCTTTTGGCGTATGA
- a CDS encoding nucleoid-associated protein: MEQYIERIAVHSVGNKANGDAILLSSSELMPDESIRNLLATYFLSPFKSEEYYNLYHESSLELNEAYNFVSRIFDDPQALHEQSVQLAKHLYEQSNHPKIKGGEFYVVYFTDCPLHGETVDAVGLFKSENKDTFLKISASAAGFEIESQQGININRLDKGCLIYDTDRENGYVVAVVDNTNKGTEARYWLDDFLHVRQRQDNYHHTENAISMCKSFVTQQLPQQFDVTKADQADLLNRSAKFFKEKETFDMQEFANEVMAQPEVIDSFNSFCSDYQQERDIRIEDNFEISNTAVKKQSRFMKSVIKLDRNFHIYVHGNNQYIRKGYDEETGMNYYQLLFNEEQ, from the coding sequence ATGGAACAATATATCGAACGGATCGCAGTCCACAGCGTCGGCAACAAGGCCAACGGCGATGCGATATTGCTATCCTCGTCGGAACTGATGCCGGACGAAAGTATCCGCAACCTGCTGGCAACCTACTTTCTCTCGCCGTTTAAATCCGAAGAGTACTACAACCTCTACCACGAATCGTCACTAGAATTGAACGAAGCATACAATTTCGTCTCCCGCATTTTCGACGATCCGCAGGCCCTGCATGAACAATCCGTCCAGCTCGCCAAGCACCTCTACGAACAGAGCAACCACCCCAAAATCAAAGGGGGAGAATTCTACGTGGTCTATTTCACCGATTGCCCGTTGCACGGCGAAACGGTCGACGCCGTCGGATTGTTCAAATCCGAAAACAAAGATACTTTCCTGAAGATTTCCGCATCGGCGGCCGGATTCGAAATCGAAAGCCAGCAGGGCATTAACATCAACCGACTGGACAAGGGATGCCTGATTTACGACACCGACCGGGAGAACGGTTACGTCGTGGCCGTCGTGGACAATACGAATAAAGGGACAGAGGCCCGTTACTGGCTCGACGATTTCCTGCACGTCCGCCAACGGCAGGACAATTACCACCACACGGAAAACGCGATCTCAATGTGCAAAAGTTTCGTCACACAGCAACTGCCGCAACAATTCGATGTAACGAAAGCCGATCAGGCGGACCTGCTGAACCGCTCTGCCAAGTTTTTCAAAGAGAAAGAGACTTTCGACATGCAGGAATTCGCCAACGAAGTGATGGCACAGCCTGAAGTGATCGACAGTTTCAACTCCTTTTGTTCGGACTACCAGCAGGAACGCGATATCCGCATCGAGGATAATTTCGAAATTTCAAATACGGCCGTAAAAAAACAATCCCGTTTCATGAAGAGCGTCATCAAACTGGACCGCAACTTCCACATTTACGTGCACGGCAACAACCAGTACATCCGCAAAGGTTACGACGAAGAGACCGGCATGAACTATTATCAGCTGCTCTTCAACGAAGAGCAATAA